TAGGAGCGATGTTACCTGTGGGTAAATACAATGGAATATATTAATGAGTAATTTATCACAGGTTTTTATTAAGTTGATACAAAAATTTATAAAGGCTGATtatttcaaaaagaaaaaaaaagataattaattatttgtttagtgGACCATTGCGTGAGCTgtaatataagattttttttgaatttcaatATCTCACTTACCAGAAAAACCAACGTTGGAAGGCAAGTTGATTATGGCGATATCGTTGCGCACAAGATTAGGGTTCCAGCTGCCGTGCATGACCACGCTAGCGGTGTTCAGTCTGGTGCCACCGCTGTAAAGACGAACTGATCCGAGGACAACTGTGAAACTCCTAGCCTGGTTGCGACCATCGAACCAGCAGTGAGCGGCGGTAAGAACCCTTCTGTTGTTAAGCAAAGAACCACCGCAGACACCCTGTCCGCTAGCGAAGGCAGCGAGAAGACCAGCCTGTAAAAGATGGATTATTTAGTCCTTGAGCCTAAAGACTTTCATGCATCAACTTTCTTCAAAGTGACAACCAAAATTACCTGGTAAGGGAATGCACCGAGACTGGAAGTAGAGCCACCGACAATTCTGGACGGGTTGCGGTCAGCTTCCTCCTCAGCTGCACGGATCTTCTCAGCCAAAGGAATTCCAATCTTGGTGTGATAATCGTAGGCGGTAATGTCTTCGAGGTCGATCACATCCTCGAGGTCGATGTTCCGCGCGGAGACGACCGCGGCGAAAGCCAATAGAGTCACAGCCAAGAGTTTCATGTTGCCGATTCAAACAAACGAATGATGTTACTATTCTGCAGtggatatttatatattttgataaaaagataACTTTATGATTATGAGTTATttgatttcattatttatttttatcaacggGATTATTA
The window above is part of the Helicoverpa zea isolate HzStark_Cry1AcR chromosome 14, ilHelZeax1.1, whole genome shotgun sequence genome. Proteins encoded here:
- the LOC124636537 gene encoding collagenase-like isoform X2, which encodes MKLLAVTLLAFAAVVSARNIDLEDVIDLEDITAYDYHTKIGIPLAEKIRAAEEEADRNPSRIVGGSTSSLGAFPYQAGLLAAFASGQGVCGGSLLNNRRVLTAAHCWFDGRNQARSFTVVLGSVRLYSGGTRLNTASVVMHGSWNPNLVRNDIAIINLPSNVGFSGNIAPIALPSGNELNNQFNGATATASGFGLARDGGVIDGNLRHVNLPVITNAVCSQSFPGIIQSSNICTSGANGRSTCQGDSGGPLVVNSNNRRILIGVTSFGSARGCQVGSPAAFARVTSYISWINQRL